From Humisphaera borealis, the proteins below share one genomic window:
- a CDS encoding sigma-70 family RNA polymerase sigma factor, protein MSEFQLFPTTHWSLVARAGEDPSVAQRDALGDLLRKYLPAFRTYVISKYRIDRDRADDLVSGFVASRVVEKNLIGKAELGRGKFRNFLMTALERYSIDQFREESAQKRGGDRSGEDISEHADRLGDGEADPSAEFDAGWARQVVRQAIDRMRDATATTRPDLWGVFDDRVIGPAFDGDTPTAYDDLIRRLGFKDEGQAANALQTAKRIFSRILRGVVAEYAMTADEVDEEVGVLLSALGGR, encoded by the coding sequence ATGAGCGAGTTTCAGCTTTTCCCCACCACGCACTGGTCCCTGGTCGCTCGTGCCGGCGAGGATCCTTCCGTCGCCCAGCGCGATGCCCTGGGCGATTTGCTTCGCAAGTATCTGCCGGCGTTTCGGACTTACGTCATCAGCAAGTACCGCATCGACCGCGACCGGGCCGACGACCTGGTCAGCGGGTTTGTCGCAAGCCGGGTGGTTGAGAAAAACCTGATCGGCAAGGCCGAGCTCGGCCGGGGCAAGTTCCGAAACTTCCTGATGACGGCGCTGGAACGCTATTCGATCGACCAGTTCCGGGAGGAATCGGCGCAAAAGCGCGGCGGCGACCGGTCGGGGGAAGACATCTCCGAACACGCCGACCGCCTGGGCGATGGCGAAGCCGACCCGTCGGCCGAGTTTGATGCCGGCTGGGCACGGCAGGTTGTGCGGCAGGCGATCGATCGCATGCGCGACGCGACGGCCACCACCCGGCCCGATCTCTGGGGTGTGTTCGACGACCGCGTCATCGGCCCGGCGTTCGACGGCGACACCCCCACCGCGTACGACGACCTCATCCGCAGGTTGGGGTTCAAGGACGAGGGACAAGCCGCCAATGCCCTTCAGACGGCCAAGCGTATCTTTTCCCGAATCCTGCGGGGCGTCGTCGCCGAGTATGCCATGACCGCCGACGAAGTGGACGAAGAGGTGGGCGTGCTGCTGAGTGCGCTTGGCGGGCGGTAA
- a CDS encoding protein kinase domain-containing protein has product MKSEDPIIDPDLPPGSQMAQYKLLRPVGAGGMGVVYLAWDVELERDAAVKVLKRDALGAAGTDVELLQQRFLREARSAAKLSHPNVAAVYQVGRHGTRRRARVFIAMEWLAGGSLADHLQHHIILDWRDATAAVRDAALGLAAAHGSGIIHRDIKPSNLMRTPTGQVKLVDFGLAREFAAVSDLTEAGSIMGTPTYMSPEQCRGEPATPLSDVYALGCTLFHLLASRPPFEAESVPGLLHQQINEPLPDIRRFAEDVPEALMAVLARACAKRPADRFATAAELADALSAALTNGAGRSTAIPATIKVAIPVDPPNNLPHETSSFVGREQELADIATALAAARLTTLLGPGGTGKTRLALQTARRSLRMFPAGVWMVELANIAAGVTPDAVARAVSSALGLKESSGRSAADILADHLRDADALLVIDNCEHLIETAAQLCADLLERCSKLRLLATSRQPLRIPGETALRVPSLTTPDTDDVPLAELEQLPSVRLFVERARAVRPGFALSQDNAPAIARICRRLDGIPLAIELAAARAKVLSAQQIAERLGDAFKLLTGGSRTLLPRQQTLRALIDWSYELLDDRARAALARMSVFAGGCTFEAAESILPDGTDAPDAPEVTLKPEADFVHDVSAAVPIDAADVLDLLCELVEHSLVIADERDGVVRYRMLETIRQYAAEKLAVSPIERRAVRTRHARFFEDFAVTSVQSIQGPTQAQTLAALAADHDNLRAAMDHSIQDRRVEIAVPLGAALAKYWNIRGMMAEGVRTVDAIMQLNPPENATLARLLDSGGVLAIYFGEPGRAAEWFERALALARAAGELPIVSSALNNLSTLAKEQGDLRKAYDLGQQALQVRLVLGDLALIAGSYNNIGNIARAMGRPQEARELLGKSMAIAIKRDDTRWIAYGHLNLGELEVEQGNADIALPLYTKCLEILKGLDEEWGMAYAEEGIARCLLAKGDLSGARSRLESALAVCRKFGDKANMADQLDFLAHVELQQGNPNDAMAHSAASTDLRLTINDRGGIATSLETRALLLAATDSARSAALLGCADQLRNALGMKLAEGKRIAHEQLLMTLKAAIGEATFAEQFGRGAATPAESLLQT; this is encoded by the coding sequence CGTGGCGGCGGTGTACCAGGTGGGCCGGCACGGAACCCGCCGGCGCGCCCGCGTCTTCATCGCGATGGAGTGGCTCGCGGGCGGGAGCCTTGCCGACCATCTCCAGCATCACATCATCCTCGACTGGCGCGATGCCACCGCCGCCGTGCGGGACGCGGCGTTGGGGCTCGCGGCAGCTCATGGCTCCGGGATCATCCATCGCGATATCAAGCCGTCGAACCTCATGCGGACCCCAACCGGACAGGTGAAGCTGGTCGATTTCGGACTGGCGCGAGAGTTTGCCGCCGTGTCCGATCTGACCGAAGCCGGCAGCATCATGGGGACACCGACCTATATGTCGCCGGAGCAATGCCGCGGCGAACCGGCGACGCCGCTGTCGGACGTCTACGCGCTGGGGTGCACCCTCTTCCACCTGCTGGCAAGCCGGCCGCCGTTCGAAGCCGAAAGTGTTCCCGGTCTGCTGCACCAGCAGATCAACGAACCCCTGCCCGATATCCGCCGCTTTGCCGAAGACGTACCGGAAGCGTTAATGGCGGTCCTGGCGCGGGCGTGCGCCAAGCGCCCGGCCGATCGCTTCGCGACCGCGGCCGAGCTTGCCGACGCGCTTTCGGCGGCACTGACCAATGGTGCGGGCCGGTCGACCGCCATTCCGGCCACGATCAAGGTCGCCATCCCGGTCGATCCGCCCAACAACCTGCCGCACGAGACCTCGTCGTTCGTCGGCCGCGAACAGGAACTCGCCGACATCGCGACGGCACTGGCGGCCGCACGGCTGACGACACTGCTGGGCCCCGGCGGCACCGGCAAGACCCGGCTGGCATTGCAGACCGCGCGGCGGTCACTGCGGATGTTCCCCGCCGGCGTGTGGATGGTGGAGCTTGCAAACATCGCCGCAGGCGTCACCCCGGATGCCGTGGCCCGCGCGGTGTCGTCGGCTCTGGGGTTGAAGGAATCGTCCGGCAGATCCGCGGCTGACATCCTCGCCGACCACCTGCGCGACGCCGATGCGCTGCTGGTCATCGACAACTGCGAGCACCTGATCGAAACAGCGGCGCAACTCTGCGCCGACCTGCTGGAGCGGTGCTCGAAGCTGCGTCTACTCGCCACCAGCCGCCAGCCGCTGCGCATACCCGGGGAAACGGCGCTGCGGGTTCCGTCGCTGACAACGCCCGACACCGACGATGTGCCGTTAGCCGAGCTGGAGCAACTGCCGTCGGTCCGGTTGTTCGTCGAGCGTGCCCGAGCCGTGCGGCCGGGGTTCGCCCTGTCGCAGGACAACGCCCCGGCAATCGCGCGCATCTGCCGCCGACTCGACGGCATTCCCCTGGCGATCGAGCTCGCGGCCGCCCGTGCCAAGGTGCTGTCCGCCCAGCAGATCGCCGAGCGGCTGGGCGACGCCTTCAAGCTGCTCACCGGCGGATCGCGCACGCTGCTGCCGCGTCAACAGACGCTGCGGGCCCTGATCGACTGGAGCTACGAACTGCTCGACGACCGCGCCCGCGCGGCGCTGGCGCGGATGAGCGTTTTCGCCGGCGGTTGCACATTTGAAGCGGCCGAATCGATCCTGCCCGACGGGACCGATGCTCCCGATGCGCCCGAGGTCACGCTCAAGCCGGAGGCTGACTTCGTTCACGACGTTTCGGCGGCGGTCCCGATCGATGCCGCAGATGTACTCGATCTGCTCTGCGAACTGGTGGAGCATTCGCTGGTCATTGCCGACGAGCGCGACGGGGTCGTCCGCTATCGCATGCTGGAAACGATCCGCCAGTACGCCGCCGAGAAACTGGCGGTGAGTCCCATCGAACGCCGAGCCGTCCGCACGCGGCACGCCCGTTTCTTCGAGGATTTTGCGGTCACTTCGGTACAGTCGATCCAGGGGCCGACACAGGCGCAAACCCTCGCCGCTCTCGCCGCCGACCACGACAACCTGCGGGCGGCGATGGACCACTCGATTCAGGATCGGCGGGTGGAAATCGCGGTCCCGCTGGGGGCGGCGCTGGCGAAGTACTGGAACATCCGCGGGATGATGGCCGAGGGCGTCCGGACGGTGGACGCGATCATGCAACTGAATCCGCCCGAGAACGCCACTCTCGCGCGACTGCTGGATTCGGGCGGCGTGCTCGCGATCTATTTCGGCGAGCCGGGCCGGGCGGCAGAATGGTTCGAGCGGGCGCTCGCCCTTGCCCGCGCGGCGGGCGAACTGCCGATCGTCTCCTCCGCGCTGAACAACCTTAGCACCCTCGCCAAGGAACAAGGCGACCTCCGCAAGGCCTACGACCTGGGACAGCAGGCGCTGCAGGTCCGGCTGGTTCTCGGCGACCTGGCGCTGATCGCCGGCTCCTACAACAACATCGGCAACATCGCCCGCGCGATGGGCAGACCCCAGGAGGCCCGCGAACTGCTCGGCAAGTCGATGGCGATTGCCATCAAGCGGGACGACACGCGGTGGATCGCTTACGGGCATCTCAATCTCGGCGAGCTCGAGGTCGAGCAGGGAAACGCCGACATCGCCCTGCCGCTGTACACTAAGTGCCTGGAAATCCTAAAGGGGCTGGACGAGGAATGGGGCATGGCTTACGCCGAGGAAGGCATCGCGCGATGCCTGCTGGCCAAAGGCGACCTGTCGGGGGCGCGCAGCCGGCTCGAGTCGGCGCTGGCGGTCTGCCGAAAGTTCGGCGACAAGGCGAACATGGCCGATCAGCTCGATTTCCTGGCCCACGTCGAATTGCAACAGGGCAATCCGAACGACGCGATGGCTCATTCGGCCGCGAGCACCGATCTGCGGTTGACGATCAATGACCGTGGCGGGATCGCCACCTCGCTGGAGACTCGCGCGTTGCTGCTCGCCGCGACCGATTCTGCCCGGTCGGCGGCGTTGCTCGGCTGTGCCGATCAGCTGCGGAATGCCCTGGGCATGAAGTTGGCCGAGGGAAAACGTATCGCGCACGAGCAACTGCTGATGACACTTAAAGCCGCGATCGGCGAAGCGACGTTTGCCGAACAATTCGGCCGGGGCGCAGCGACGCCGGCGGAATCGTTGTTGCAGACGTAG